Part of the Caulifigura coniformis genome, ATCGAGACTCTCTCAAAGCACAAGCTGCCCAAGGTCGCGGAACGCGGCACTCTGTACGGCCTCGCCGTGCGCGTTTCGGGCATGGGCGGCCTGAAGGCGGACGCCCGGCAGAAACTGATCGATGATGTGGCCGCTTACATCGGCGCCGGGGAGGTTTCGGAAGAGCGCTATTCGCTCGCCACGCAGACTCCCGAATTGCTCGCCCAACTCGGCGACAACGAACTCGCTGCGAAGGCGCTCGAGACATTCGCGAAGGCGTTCGAAAGCCGCAAGGACGATCGGGTCTCCGACCTCGTCAACCAGTTGCGGGCGACCGGCCGGCGCTATGGCCTTGTGGGAAAGCCGATGAAGGTCGAAGGCAAGACCGTCGATGGCAAGCCCTTCAACGTGGAATCGCTCAAGGGCAAGGTCGTGCTGGTCGACTTCTGGGCGACCTGGTGCGGCCCGTGCCTCGAGGAACTGCCGCACGTGCAGGAGCTGTACAACGGATACAACAAGAAGGGCTTCGAGGTGGTCGGAGTGAGCCTGGACCAGGAGAAAGACGTCCTGCAGGCATTCCTCGCCGAGAAGAAGCTTCCCTGGGTGCAGTTGTACTCGGAGGCAGAGGGAGACGGCGGATGGTCGAATCCGATTGCCAGGTACTACGGGATCAGCGCCATTCCGACGGCGATCCTGATCGGGAAGGACGGCAATGTGGTGTCGCTCAACGCAACGGGGCGTGAACTGACCGCTCTTCTGGAAAAGCTTCTCGGGCCTCCCGACGCACCGAAGGAAGAAGCGCCCAAGAGCGAGTAAGACACTCGCTTCGTGACTGTGCATGGACGCGATCGTCTCGCCTGCTGAGGACGTGATCGATGGTGCGTCGTGGAACCGCCTGGAGTCGTCGCCGCGCCGTGCTGGCGCTCGGTTTTTTGAGCGGCCTGATCCCGGGACCCGCGTTCCCGCAGGACGCCGGGCCCGCGCAGGGGCACTCGCTGCATGGCGAGGCCTTTAACGAAGGCCCGCGCCAGGCCGCACGGCGGATCGCCGGCACGGGAAAGGTCCACTTCGAAGTTTCCTCCAAGGCCCCGGACGTCCAGGCGTTCATCGACCAGGGCTTCGGCCAGCTTCACGGTTACTGGTATTACGAGGCCGAGCGCTCATTCCGCCAGGCGGCAGCGCTCGATCCCGAATGCGCCATCGCCTACTGGGGCATGGCGCTCGCCAACGTGAACAACGTCGATCGCGCCAAGAAGTTCATGGCGAAGGCGACCGAAAAGGCGGGCAAGGCATCGCCCCGCGAGAAAAAATACCTCGACGCCTGGAAAGCCTACTACGACAAGGCCGAATCCACGACGCCCGAGAAGAAGGACGGCGAAAAGAAGGACGCCGAGAAAAACGACGCCGCAAAGAAGGAGGAGATAACCAAGGGCGAAAGCACCCGGCCCGAACGTGGGCGCACGGGAGACCGCGAAAACGCGAACGTAGCCCGCCGCAAAGCGCTGGTGAAAGCCCTCGAGGGCATCATCTACGATCACCCCGACGATCTCGAAGCCCGGGCACTCCTCGTTGCACAGCTCTGGGAGAACAACTCGAAGGGAGTGCCGCTCGTCTCGTTCGTCGCCATGGACGCTCTGATCAAGGACGTCCTGTCGGTGAACCCCGAGCATCCGGTCCACCATTACCGCATTCACATCTGGGACATCGAGAAGGCCAATCAGGGGTTGGCCGCCGCTGCGAACTGCGGCCCCGCCGCCCCCGGCATTGCGCACATGTGGCACATGCCGGGCCACATCTACTCCAAGCTGAAACGTTATGATGACGCGGCCTGGCAGCAGGAGGCCTCGGCCCGGACCGACCACGCATATATGGTCGGCGACCTGATCCTGCCCGACCAGATCCACAACTACGCCCACAACAACGAGTGGCTCACGCGAGATCTGACGTTCATCGGCCGCGGGTATGACGCGCTGGAGATGACGAAGGCCCTGATCCGCAACCCGGCCCATCCCAAATACAACGCCTACGACGCCAGGAAGAGTTTCGGCTTCGGACGCGAGCGGATGAGCGAAGTGCTGACCGCCTTCGAGCTGTGGGACGAGACGCTCTGCCTGGCGGACTCCCCATTCTTCAACGCCACCAATCTTGAGTCCGAACAGGTGCGACGGCTGCGGCTTCTCGGCCGGGCCTGCTTCCGGAAGGGTGACCTCTCCCGCGGATGCGAAGTGCTCGGCGACGTCATGCGCCTGAAGCAGCAGGTGATCGACGAGCGCGACGCGGCGATCGCGAAGGCCAAGGCCGATGGGAAACCGACCGGCAAGGCCGAGTCGGATGCCAAAGGCCGGCTCCCCCGCCTGGAGGAGGCCATCGCTGAACTGTCCGGCTACGTCCACCTGCATTACGGCGCCTATGACGACGCCAAGGCCAGCTTCGCGGCCGCGGGCAAAATGGATCAGTCGACGATTGCCGATCTCCGTTTCCGTTCCGGGAAAGGGGATGAAGCGATTGATCTCCTGCGGCGCGAAGTGAAATCGCATCAGGGCGAAGTCCTGCCACAGGCGAGGCTCGTCGAGATGCTGGCCCGCGCCGGTCGCACTGACGACGCGAAGAAAGAATTCGAAGCCCTGCGTCCTCTGGCGGCCGACCTCGATCCCCGGACGCCGATCTTCGCGCGGTTGGCCGATCTGGCCAAAGGCTGGGGAATCCACGGCGACTGGCGGACCCCGCGACCGGCCAAGACCGATGTCGGGCAGCGGCCTCCGCTCGATTCACTCGGCCCGTTCAGCTGGACGGTGCCGGCGGCATCGCCGTGGCGGCTGCCAGGCGAAGGGGGTGGAGAACAGGCCCTCGCCGATGCAGCGGGCCGGCCGCAGGTTGTCGTATTCTCTCTTGGCGCCGAGTGCCTGCACTGCAGCGAGCAGGTGCAGAAGTTCGCTGACGAACGGAAGAAATTTGCCGCTGCGGGCCTGAAGCCGGTGATCATCAGTTCCGACCCTGTGGCCAGCCTGCACAAGGCGGCCGAGGCCTGGAAAGGTGACCCCACGGAGCAAGGAGCCCCCTATCCGTTCCCGCTGCTTTCGGATGAGTCGCTGGCGACGTTCAAGGCGTGGCGCTGCTTCGACGACTTCGAAGGCCGTCCGCTGCATGGGACGTTCCTGGTCGATGGAAACGGCAAGCTGCAGTGGTGGGATATCGGCCCCGAGCCGTTCATGAATGTCGATTTCCTGATTGAGGAATCGAAGCGGCTTCTGGCGATCGATGCCGCCCTGGCGTCCCCCGGTCGGCCGCAATTGACGCCGTGCACCCCGCCGTCAGCGGAGACGCAGGCCGCCGTGCAGCCGGCGGCGCAGTGAGGTCCGGCGTTGCAGCATCACGACGGGCGGGCTACAAGCGCTTCGCCGCAGAACAGAGTCTGGTTCCGGCGCTGGCACGAATGTCTGCATGTCGACCGTCTGAATTGATCCATGCCCGCTGAAACTCCCGCTCGACGCGTCGGCCCGTTCCAGCTCGAGGAAAAACTCGGGGTCGGCGGAATGGGCGTCGTCTACAAGGCGACCTACCTCAAAACGGGGCAGAAAGTCGCGCTCAAGATGCTCGCTCCGGACCTCACGGCCGACCCGAAGGTCGCCAAGCGGTTCGAGCGGGAAATGGAGATCCTGCAGAAGCTGAAGCATCCCAACATCATTCGCTACTACGGCGGGAGTACGACCGGCAACCAGCGCTGGTATGCGATGGAACTGATCGCCGGCGGCTCGATGGATCGGATCATCAAAGAGAAGGGAAAGATCGCCTGGGAGGACGTCATCGACTATGGCATCCAGATCGCGATGGCCCTCGAGCATTCCCACGCGGCCGGAATCATTCACCGCGATCTCAAGCCGGCCAACCTGCTGCTGGCGCCGAACAACACCGTCAAACTGACCGACTTCGGCATCGCCCGCGACACTGATGCCACGGCGCTCACGCAGGCCGGAAAAACCGTCGGGACGATGGCCTACATGGCGCCCGAGCAGATCACCGGCAAACAGCCGGTGTCGCGAAAGACCGACCTGTATTCGCTGGGTTGCGTGCTGTTCGAAATGCTGACCGGCAAGACGCCGTTCGAGGCGCCGACGCAGCCGGAGGTGATGTTCAAGCATCTCGAGGCCGAACCGCCTTCCGTGCGCGAGCTCGCCTGGCAGACTCCCGTGTGGCTTGAAGAGCTGATTGAAGAGCTCCTCGCGAAAGACCCGAACGACCGCCCGTTCGACGCCCTGGCAGTGCAGGTCAAGCTGCAGGAGGTGAAGAAGAAGGTCGCCGACAAGAAGACCGTCGTCGGCGAAACGAAGGGGGCGGCTGCCGGCGTAACGATGCACGGGGACGCCGTCGTCACCAAGGCTCACACGAAGAAGAAAAAAAAGAAGAAGGAAGTCACGCCGGTCTATGAGCGTGGCTGGTTCCTGGCGCTGACTTTCCTGGTCGTCGTCGGCGGGGCGGCTGGCTGGTATCTGCTCAAACGCTACAAGCCCGAAGATCAGCGTTTCGCGGAAGTGCAGCAGGCGGTTCAGAGCGGAGAGATCGACGACCTGCTGAATGCCGAGAGTCTCATTGAAAGAATGCATGCCGATTTTCCCGAAGGGAAACACAAGGACGCAGTTCAGAGGATGCTGGACGATATTTCCGCAATCCGGGCCGAGAGAAACCTCAATCTTCGGCTGAATCTCGGGAAGGACCCTGAGACCGAGGGAGAGAGGTTGTGGGTCAACGCGAAGCAGTTTGAGAAAGCGGGGGACCGTGTCATCGCGCTGGAGAAATATCGCGCGATGGAAAAGCTGCTGAGCAAAGATGCCGGCGAGCGTCCCTTCCGAAGCCTCGCCCGTCGTCAGGCCGAGAAAATCGAAGCGGAAATCGGCGGCAAGGGCGATCGGACCGCGTTCATCAATCAGTGGCTCGTCGATGCCGACACCGCGTTTCGCAAAGGGAACCGGGCCGAAGCTCAGAAGATCTGGAAAAGCATCTACGATCTGTACGGGAGCATGCCCGAGTTCCATGCCCAGGTGCAGCAGGCAGATGCTCGCCTCGCGCGCCCCGAATCGGCCCTGGCGCCGCCTGCTCCGCCCGCCGGCACACGATGATTCTCCTCATCGACAACTACGACAGCTTCGTTTTCAACCTGGCACGGTACGTCGAAGAACTTGGCGTTGAGACGCAGGTCGTTCGCAACGACGCCATCACCGTCGAAGCGATCGAGCGACTGCAACCGCAGGCGATCATTCTCTCGCCCGGACCCTGCGGGCCGCGCGATTCCGGGGTCTGCCTCGACGTCGTCGCGCAGCTTGGACCTTCCATTCCGATCCTCGGAGTCTGCCTGGGCCACCAGGCGATCGCATACGCCCTCGGCGGCCGCGTCGTGGAATCGGGCCAACCGGTTCACGGCCATTCGTCGCTGGTCCGGCACACGGGCGAGGGACTCTTTGCCGGGCTTCCCAGTCCGCTGCAGGTGGGACGTTATCACTCACTCGTCGCCGAGCCTGATTCGCTTCCCGCCGATCTGGAAGTGACTGCCCGGACGGAAGACGGCGTGGTGATGGCCATTCGGCATCGCAAGTGGCCGTTGTCGGCCGTTCAGTTCCACCCCGAGTCTGTCCTGACGGTTGGCGGCCACACGATGCTTGCCAATTTCCTGACCGGGGCCGGGTGCGCCGTCGACATCTGCCCCCCGGGCGATCTCCCGCCGGGGCAGTCGCCGCCCGATTTCTATGCCCTCCCGGTCGAGTGGCCCTCGGCTGTGGTCTCGCTTGCTGACCGCTCCTAGCCGGTGAACTCTGGCACCGGCAGAATCTGCGCGTCGCTCCGCGCCCCGAATCTCTGCGCAATCTGCATCGTTAGAACAGGCGAACCCTGAGCGCCTCGGAAGTCGCTGAACTCCCGCAATTCAGCGAGCAAACCGCGCCGATAGCTTCGTTGAAACACTGCCCGGTCCGGTCGGAGTTTCAGCCTGCGGGCTGAACCGAATCTCGGAGGGGCGCGTTTGTCACCCCCCCACTGAACCACCCCGTTCGTCAGCATTCGCTGCCGGGAGAGGATTTCCCGCCATGCTTAGCCGCTCGTCATTCGCTTTCGCCCTGATCGCGGTTGTGTCAGCGTGCTGTTCGGCCCAGGCGGATGAGTGGCTGACGGATCTCGAAAAAGCCAAACAGCTCGCCCGCGAACAGGATCGTGCCATTCTCGTTCACTTCTATGCCGACTGGTGCGGCCCCTGCAAAAACATGGAGCGCAACGTGCTCCACACCTCCGCAGTGCAGCAGGCCCTCGGGAAGGATGTGATCGGCGTTCTCGTGAACGTCAGCGAGCATCCGCAGCTTGGCGACCGGTTCGGCGTCGAAAAGTTCCCGACCGACATCTTCATCGAGCCTTCCGGCAAGCACATCGTGAAGTCGGAAGGTCAGAAGACCGTCAAGGAATTCACGGACTCGATCGCCCGGGCCAGCGCTCGCTACAACGCCACCGTCGCGACGCGCACTCCCAAGGCGACCTCTCCGGCTGTTCAGCCGAGCGCCGGTGTCGTCTCGCCGTCCACGGCCGAGCCGATGCTTCTGGGGTACTGCCCGGTGACGCTGTCAAACCGCCGCAAGTGGGAGAAGGGCGTTCCGCAGTACGCGGCGACGTTCCAGGGCCAGACCTACCACATGGCCACGGAAGAATCCTTCAAGGACTTCCAGCAGAATCCGGGACGCTACGCCCCGCAGTTCCTCGGGTGTGACCCGGTCCTCGTCGCCAAGACGGACCGCGCTGTGCTCGGCAGCACCCGCTTCGCGGCCTTCTACGACGACGTGCTGTACCTGTTCAGCTCGGATGACACCCGCAAGCAGTTCAAGAGCGATCCGGACAAGTTCATCCGTGAGAAGGTCGTGCTCGACCTCGACCAGATCGAAACGGTCACAAAGTAACGACGACTGTCGCAGAAACAAGAAAGCCCGCCGATTGCATCGGCGGGCTTTTTCTCTTTCCAGTCGAGGCGAAGCCCTCACGGGTTGGGAGCCACGTTCTCAACGGCCAGTTCTGCGTTGATGACGTCCACCATCTGACGCAGCCGGCCGTAGTCGCGGCGGTTGAAGATGAATGCCAGTCGCGGCAGTTCGGCCAGATGGTCGTCATCCGATTCGTAGGCGTGGGCCGTGACCCGCTCAATCTGTCCGCTCGCGACGATGTCAGCGAACTCGGTGTTAAGCCGATCAAGCAACGCGTCATCCGGAGCCCGGTGCAGACGCAGGTACAGCTTTTCGCGGATGAACCGCATGCTGTTGTAGACGGAGTAGAAGCCCAGCACTTCGTCGACGGCTTCCTCCGTGCTGTTGACCACCTTGAACAGCGAAAGATCGGCTGGCGAGATCCACTTCTGGTCGAGAAGTTGCTTCTTGATGAACGACAGCCAGTCGGCCCAGTAGCTGCTTCCGGGGTAATCGATGCACACGATCGGCATCAGGTCGCGTTTGCCGGTCTGGATGAGCGTCATCGTCTCCCAGGCCTCGTCCTGCGTGCCGAAGCCGCCGGCAAACAGCGCGATGGCATGCACTTCTTTGACGAACATCAGCTTGCGCGTGAAGAAGTATTTGAAATGCACGAGTTTGGGATCATCGGTGATGATCGGGTTCGAGCTCTGCTCGAAGGGCAGCATGATGTTGAGGCCCATCGACATCGCCCGTCCGGCGCCGACATGAGCGCCTTCCATGATGCCTCCGCCCGCCCCCGTCACGACGTACCAGCCGACCTCCGCCATACGCCGGCCGAACTCCACCGCTTCCTGGTAGGCCGGGTGATCAGGCTTCGTCCTTGCCGAGCCGAACACGGTGATCTTCCGCTTGCGGCGGTAGGGGGTGAACACCTTGAACGCGTAGCGCAACTCCTTGAGCGCCCTCGCGATGATCTTGACGTCGCCCCGCGTCGCATGGTCGCGCGCGAGCTTGTCGGCCGTTTCCTTGATCTCCTCAATCAGATTCGACGT contains:
- a CDS encoding serine/threonine-protein kinase codes for the protein MPAETPARRVGPFQLEEKLGVGGMGVVYKATYLKTGQKVALKMLAPDLTADPKVAKRFEREMEILQKLKHPNIIRYYGGSTTGNQRWYAMELIAGGSMDRIIKEKGKIAWEDVIDYGIQIAMALEHSHAAGIIHRDLKPANLLLAPNNTVKLTDFGIARDTDATALTQAGKTVGTMAYMAPEQITGKQPVSRKTDLYSLGCVLFEMLTGKTPFEAPTQPEVMFKHLEAEPPSVRELAWQTPVWLEELIEELLAKDPNDRPFDALAVQVKLQEVKKKVADKKTVVGETKGAAAGVTMHGDAVVTKAHTKKKKKKKEVTPVYERGWFLALTFLVVVGGAAGWYLLKRYKPEDQRFAEVQQAVQSGEIDDLLNAESLIERMHADFPEGKHKDAVQRMLDDISAIRAERNLNLRLNLGKDPETEGERLWVNAKQFEKAGDRVIALEKYRAMEKLLSKDAGERPFRSLARRQAEKIEAEIGGKGDRTAFINQWLVDADTAFRKGNRAEAQKIWKSIYDLYGSMPEFHAQVQQADARLARPESALAPPAPPAGTR
- a CDS encoding redoxin domain-containing protein; protein product: MVRRGTAWSRRRAVLALGFLSGLIPGPAFPQDAGPAQGHSLHGEAFNEGPRQAARRIAGTGKVHFEVSSKAPDVQAFIDQGFGQLHGYWYYEAERSFRQAAALDPECAIAYWGMALANVNNVDRAKKFMAKATEKAGKASPREKKYLDAWKAYYDKAESTTPEKKDGEKKDAEKNDAAKKEEITKGESTRPERGRTGDRENANVARRKALVKALEGIIYDHPDDLEARALLVAQLWENNSKGVPLVSFVAMDALIKDVLSVNPEHPVHHYRIHIWDIEKANQGLAAAANCGPAAPGIAHMWHMPGHIYSKLKRYDDAAWQQEASARTDHAYMVGDLILPDQIHNYAHNNEWLTRDLTFIGRGYDALEMTKALIRNPAHPKYNAYDARKSFGFGRERMSEVLTAFELWDETLCLADSPFFNATNLESEQVRRLRLLGRACFRKGDLSRGCEVLGDVMRLKQQVIDERDAAIAKAKADGKPTGKAESDAKGRLPRLEEAIAELSGYVHLHYGAYDDAKASFAAAGKMDQSTIADLRFRSGKGDEAIDLLRREVKSHQGEVLPQARLVEMLARAGRTDDAKKEFEALRPLAADLDPRTPIFARLADLAKGWGIHGDWRTPRPAKTDVGQRPPLDSLGPFSWTVPAASPWRLPGEGGGEQALADAAGRPQVVVFSLGAECLHCSEQVQKFADERKKFAAAGLKPVIISSDPVASLHKAAEAWKGDPTEQGAPYPFPLLSDESLATFKAWRCFDDFEGRPLHGTFLVDGNGKLQWWDIGPEPFMNVDFLIEESKRLLAIDAALASPGRPQLTPCTPPSAETQAAVQPAAQ
- a CDS encoding LOG family protein, with the translated sequence MSNRRFNAKSHEARPDVSEENPLPTEHQPDPQPTSNLIEEIKETADKLARDHATRGDVKIIARALKELRYAFKVFTPYRRKRKITVFGSARTKPDHPAYQEAVEFGRRMAEVGWYVVTGAGGGIMEGAHVGAGRAMSMGLNIMLPFEQSSNPIITDDPKLVHFKYFFTRKLMFVKEVHAIALFAGGFGTQDEAWETMTLIQTGKRDLMPIVCIDYPGSSYWADWLSFIKKQLLDQKWISPADLSLFKVVNSTEEAVDEVLGFYSVYNSMRFIREKLYLRLHRAPDDALLDRLNTEFADIVASGQIERVTAHAYESDDDHLAELPRLAFIFNRRDYGRLRQMVDVINAELAVENVAPNP
- a CDS encoding anthranilate synthase component II is translated as MILLIDNYDSFVFNLARYVEELGVETQVVRNDAITVEAIERLQPQAIILSPGPCGPRDSGVCLDVVAQLGPSIPILGVCLGHQAIAYALGGRVVESGQPVHGHSSLVRHTGEGLFAGLPSPLQVGRYHSLVAEPDSLPADLEVTARTEDGVVMAIRHRKWPLSAVQFHPESVLTVGGHTMLANFLTGAGCAVDICPPGDLPPGQSPPDFYALPVEWPSAVVSLADRS
- a CDS encoding thioredoxin domain-containing protein, which gives rise to MLSRSSFAFALIAVVSACCSAQADEWLTDLEKAKQLAREQDRAILVHFYADWCGPCKNMERNVLHTSAVQQALGKDVIGVLVNVSEHPQLGDRFGVEKFPTDIFIEPSGKHIVKSEGQKTVKEFTDSIARASARYNATVATRTPKATSPAVQPSAGVVSPSTAEPMLLGYCPVTLSNRRKWEKGVPQYAATFQGQTYHMATEESFKDFQQNPGRYAPQFLGCDPVLVAKTDRAVLGSTRFAAFYDDVLYLFSSDDTRKQFKSDPDKFIREKVVLDLDQIETVTK
- a CDS encoding TlpA family protein disulfide reductase; its protein translation is MPRLWLSRRVAPIALVSLLSSSSAFAQDESKAPPAPTDQPAITAPADAPQVDPFQIPDGNDPQVLQKFLERLFQTPPANRSLSGRQEHLRKVEAAIAKVQQKELDEATALTSSDMRFQILQFLERSGDPAAAADRQRFIETLSKHKLPKVAERGTLYGLAVRVSGMGGLKADARQKLIDDVAAYIGAGEVSEERYSLATQTPELLAQLGDNELAAKALETFAKAFESRKDDRVSDLVNQLRATGRRYGLVGKPMKVEGKTVDGKPFNVESLKGKVVLVDFWATWCGPCLEELPHVQELYNGYNKKGFEVVGVSLDQEKDVLQAFLAEKKLPWVQLYSEAEGDGGWSNPIARYYGISAIPTAILIGKDGNVVSLNATGRELTALLEKLLGPPDAPKEEAPKSE